The following is a genomic window from Armatimonadota bacterium.
TCCACGGCGACGGCATTGGCCGCCATGCCGACGTGGAGCGGGTGGAGCTTGCCGTCGTTGAAGCGCAGGCAGTCGCCGTTGCCGACGAGGCCGATGTAATCCGGCGGCGGCCACGGGCCGCGCTCGCGGGTGTCGTAGGAGATGATGTAGTCGCGCTCGGCCGTGTCCTCGATGAGCCAGTTGACCTTGCCCTTGCCGCTCACGAGGAAGTCGTCGGACAGGTTGAAGTGGACGTCGTCGAGGGCGCCGGTCTGCGGGTTGACCTTCCTCACCAGCACCGAGAAGCGGTCGAAATGCCCGTCGTCGCCGTTGTCCTTGAGCAAGCGGCCGAAGTCGAGTTCGATGCCGTAGGGCACGAAGCGGAGGCGTTCCGGCGAATCAACGGTGACCTTGAGTTGATAGCGCTGTGTGGGTTGAGGCATTGGAGTAATCCTCGAAGCGGCGCGGTCGGGAGTTGCTGTGGACGCGATCGAGATGTCTGCCGCTGCGATCGGCAGGCATACGAGTGCGGCGATCAGGAATGCGGACGCGCGATGTGCGGGCGCGCGTTTGGTGGCGAGTCTCATCGGCGCTGGATTTCGCAGGGCGGGAGTGCGAGTCCTGCCGCACAGCTGGCTTCAGCTATCCGCGCGCAGGAGTCTGGACTTGTTCTTGCGCCACCAGGCTTCCCATGCGGCCGGGTCACGTCCCGCAGCCGCTCCATAGCCCGAGATAGCCAGCAGGGCGTTCTCGGACCAGCTTGCGACCTCGGAATCCGGATCGCGTAGCGCGCGTATCAGCGCCTCGACTGCCAATGGACTCTCGCTCGAGAAAAGCGACCAGGCTGCAGTCCGCCTGACCTCACGGTTCTCGTCCTGTAGGAGGGCGATGAGCGCCTCGACCGCGGGGCGACTGGTTCGTCCACGGAGCGCACCTGCTACACGCGCCCTAAGGGCTGGAACACCATCTCTTGCCGCGACAATGAGGCTTTCCTCCAATCCCGGAACGCGCAGGTCTGCCAGCTGTGACGAAGCTGTCGCAGCTACGGTCTCATCCTCGTCCCCGAGCGCTCCCATCAGCGGCCGAATCACGCGCTCGTCTTTGATCCACCCCAGCGCCATCACCGCATTCATCCTGACGCCGGGATCGCGGTCACGCGCGGCTCGGGCGAGTGGGCCGACCGCCCGTCTGTCCCCGATGAGCCCCAATGCCCTCGAAGCCTCGGCGCGGACGCTAAGGCGTCGGTCCCTGACCGCGGCGATCAGCGCCTCCACTGCGGAGTGTTCCCGCATTTCGCCTAGGGCGCATGCGGCCATTGCCCTCCCCGCGGAGTCCTCCTTCGTCAACTCGGAGATAAGCGGTTCCACGGCGTGTTTCCCGATACTCGCTAGGGTTCTTGCGGCCTCCTTGCCGGGTGTCGGTGTGTAACCGGG
Proteins encoded in this region:
- a CDS encoding HEAT repeat domain-containing protein gives rise to the protein MRLEPSSSAAIPALIGLLSDDTEIRRLDPPDVDPGYTPTPGKEAARTLASIGKHAVEPLISELTKEDSAGRAMAACALGEMREHSAVEALIAAVRDRRLSVRAEASRALGLIGDRRAVGPLARAARDRDPGVRMNAVMALGWIKDERVIRPLMGALGDEDETVAATASSQLADLRVPGLEESLIVAARDGVPALRARVAGALRGRTSRPAVEALIALLQDENREVRRTAAWSLFSSESPLAVEALIRALRDPDSEVASWSENALLAISGYGAAAGRDPAAWEAWWRKNKSRLLRADS
- a CDS encoding VCBS repeat-containing protein, which codes for MPQPTQRYQLKVTVDSPERLRFVPYGIELDFGRLLKDNGDDGHFDRFSVLVRKVNPQTGALDDVHFNLSDDFLVSGKGKVNWLIEDTAERDYIISYDTRERGPWPPPDYIGLVGNGDCLRFNDGKLHPLHVGMAANAVAVDWDGDGRTDIISTQIYSHTLGAPWFCIRLFLNEGTNDTPVHGEGIPLRFRDAEGFHVIESGYCLELCDWNDDGRMDLITFPYWGAELRFYR